One window of Methanospirillum lacunae genomic DNA carries:
- a CDS encoding formate/nitrite transporter family protein, with product MVFHPPVQIIAKGAGAGKYKTGLEWWNMVLRGFMSGAYIAMGGALATVCSTAVADNLGAGFGQLILGAVFPVGLIITVLTGAELFTGDAMLAPLAAFIHKISWGSVINLWIWVYIGNLIGSLFYAYIMANGPFVTWNAAGVATVNAFGLRAVSIGIAKVSYFGIAGMWSAFLKGIGCNWLVNLAILLGICADDAVGKFFGIWFPIMAFVSTGFEHCVANMYFIPAGIMTSGYLNADQIANITPAKLATLNYVTMWTNNVIIVTIGNIVGGLLFVGVIYWIAFKKEIEALE from the coding sequence ATGGTATTTCATCCACCAGTGCAAATAATTGCAAAAGGAGCAGGAGCAGGCAAGTACAAGACTGGCCTGGAGTGGTGGAACATGGTCCTTCGGGGCTTTATGTCCGGTGCATACATCGCCATGGGAGGAGCCTTGGCGACTGTCTGTTCAACCGCTGTAGCCGATAACCTCGGTGCAGGTTTCGGACAACTCATTCTGGGAGCAGTGTTCCCTGTTGGGCTTATTATCACCGTTCTCACCGGTGCAGAACTCTTTACCGGTGATGCAATGCTTGCACCACTGGCAGCATTCATCCACAAGATCAGCTGGGGTTCAGTTATCAACCTCTGGATCTGGGTGTACATCGGAAACCTGATTGGTTCACTCTTCTATGCATACATCATGGCAAACGGACCGTTTGTCACATGGAACGCAGCTGGAGTAGCAACAGTCAACGCCTTCGGTCTGAGGGCAGTCAGTATAGGTATCGCCAAAGTGAGTTACTTTGGTATAGCAGGTATGTGGTCTGCGTTCCTGAAAGGAATCGGCTGCAACTGGCTTGTTAACCTCGCAATTCTCCTTGGTATCTGTGCAGATGATGCAGTAGGTAAGTTCTTTGGTATCTGGTTCCCGATCATGGCCTTCGTTTCAACCGGGTTTGAACACTGTGTTGCTAACATGTACTTCATCCCTGCGGGCATTATGACTTCAGGATACCTGAATGCCGACCAGATTGCAAATATTACCCCTGCAAAACTGGCAACGCTGAATTATGTGACTATGTGGACCAATAACGTCATCATAGTCACAATCGGAAACATCGTGGGCGGACTTCTCTTTGTTGGAGTGATCTACTGGATCGCATTCAAGAAAGAGATTGAAGCTCTTGAGTAA
- a CDS encoding SAM-dependent methyltransferase — MKQKSSEQMETVSEYEQYMIDNRDGSITAESLALIRAKESTFKPDERICFDPYAIRFVNPNLLQILARMPPEKSKEMQDVYENQFPGHKNALIARVRFFDDSVKDSISKGFTQIVIIGAGYDTRAYRIEGISKVRVFELDLPDIQNRKKSKIQEIFGSLPPQVTYIPVDLSITSLKTALTGSDFDFRQKTLYLLEGLILYIPPEQVKELFSSIVSQSIQGSAVLFDSIDGDIIDGSDQSAYAMNLRDQMSRLGETFKFGIRKGEEEKYMRTFGFNKIQVVTKEEYVAQYFTGVNKSRNVSGAFNFVWAET, encoded by the coding sequence ATGAAACAAAAATCATCAGAACAAATGGAGACTGTATCAGAATATGAACAATATATGATTGATAATCGGGATGGTAGTATTACTGCAGAATCCCTGGCATTAATACGAGCAAAAGAATCTACTTTTAAGCCTGATGAGAGAATCTGCTTCGATCCCTACGCAATACGATTCGTAAATCCAAACCTGCTTCAGATTCTTGCCAGGATGCCTCCTGAAAAATCTAAAGAGATGCAGGATGTTTACGAGAATCAGTTCCCCGGTCATAAAAATGCTCTTATCGCACGGGTAAGATTTTTTGATGATTCTGTAAAAGACAGTATTTCAAAAGGATTTACCCAGATTGTAATTATTGGTGCGGGATATGATACCCGTGCGTACAGAATCGAAGGGATATCAAAGGTAAGAGTCTTTGAACTTGATCTTCCTGATATTCAAAACAGAAAGAAATCAAAAATTCAAGAGATATTTGGCTCTCTTCCCCCTCAGGTTACCTATATCCCAGTTGATTTAAGCATCACCTCACTGAAAACAGCGCTCACGGGAAGCGACTTTGATTTTCGTCAAAAAACACTCTATCTTTTAGAAGGACTTATTCTATACATCCCCCCTGAACAAGTTAAGGAATTGTTCTCTTCAATTGTTTCTCAATCAATACAAGGAAGTGCAGTTCTCTTTGATTCTATAGATGGAGACATAATTGATGGATCTGATCAATCAGCGTATGCCATGAATCTCCGGGATCAGATGTCTCGATTGGGAGAGACATTCAAGTTTGGAATTCGAAAGGGAGAAGAGGAAAAATATATGAGAACATTCGGTTTCAACAAAATTCAGGTCGTTACAAAAGAAGAGTATGTTGCACAATATTTTACTGGAGTAAACAAGTCCCGGAATGTATCTGGGGCATTCAATTTCGTATGGGCAGAGACGTGA
- a CDS encoding nucleotidyltransferase domain-containing protein, producing the protein MLADSSTTGLSEVQISRIRSIFESYPNIHQVILFGSRAMGSHRYGSDIDIAVDSADVTLNDLLHLNALIDDLNLPFKVDLIQIQRIENPDLIDHIHRVGKILYTRDST; encoded by the coding sequence ATGTTGGCTGATTCTTCTACAACTGGTCTATCAGAAGTTCAGATATCGCGAATCAGATCAATATTCGAATCATACCCTAATATACATCAGGTAATCTTGTTTGGTTCACGTGCCATGGGTTCACATCGTTATGGATCAGATATTGATATTGCAGTGGATTCTGCTGATGTAACTTTAAATGATCTCCTTCATCTCAATGCCTTAATCGATGATTTGAATTTGCCATTCAAAGTAGATCTAATCCAAATCCAGCGAATCGAGAATCCTGATCTCATTGATCATATTCATCGGGTTGGAAAAATTCTGTATACCCGGGATAGTACCTAA
- a CDS encoding nucleotidyltransferase substrate binding protein, whose amino-acid sequence MPKDIRYIQRLTNYHKALVILKEGVDLYSSRTLSNMEKQGLIKSFEFTYELSWNLMRDYSIYQGYHEIRGSRDAIRQAISMDLISNGETWMNMIESRNMTAHTYDEKTADDILEKIITDYYPALLALERKMKGIADVG is encoded by the coding sequence ATGCCGAAAGATATCCGCTATATTCAACGACTTACAAATTATCACAAAGCCCTGGTAATTCTAAAGGAAGGAGTTGATCTCTATTCTTCTCGGACACTTTCGAATATGGAGAAACAAGGATTAATAAAATCATTTGAATTCACGTATGAACTTTCATGGAATCTAATGAGAGATTATTCCATATATCAGGGATATCACGAAATCAGAGGGTCTCGTGATGCTATCCGTCAGGCAATTTCCATGGACCTGATATCTAATGGAGAAACCTGGATGAACATGATTGAAAGCAGAAATATGACAGCACACACTTATGATGAGAAAACCGCTGATGATATTTTAGAGAAAATTATTACTGATTATTATCCTGCACTATTGGCATTAGAGCGTAAAATGAAAGGTATTGCAGATGTTGGCTGA
- a CDS encoding DUF262 domain-containing protein — protein MEPSSETFASIFSESVQYKIPVFQRRFEWKEEQWDDYFNTLFRKYYSNDLNYREFLGTVVVKKIVETPNPIYWIIDGQQRLTTTYLALSAIKSVFSDQNDIVNNINRLIFFQFDETKINLPKLELSDYDNPDFSSILTGYSKGSFNNVNKCYDYFLKKYKESYNFFDPKKITDSILNGLQFILIKLDFSDNVGYIFETLNLTGIRLEPIDIIRNTILGKFDDIHTINHLYKTFWKSIEDQFKNMADFPIFLRYFLLKDPDKLKSGIFRQEQLSHAIMDRLSIELKGDQQFDDIQSFLAEMKLYADYYNIIILSNPKRLQGTVDEKLIIVFQKLKYLLGTQYMHFVLKCMNRYKNLKTMKQETLIQILKIIETYYVRKNVCNISFKSTEQVFLDLCSSINNKNEEQIIQIVKENLSFDFPDDYTFEKNFSNNDFYKSNEFNNFTRFILLSIEERKGGIGVNFDPIGKLTLEHIMPQTLTKEWKNHLGRYWKDHDYYLHTIGNLTLLTKQMNSSFYNKNFLCKFDKVADTGLCINNNLAKMNHWKIKDIEERTNEFLKIALEIWPSFKTTSNNSDVSFRPLEKYAKIYSLTIKGKNHEVKTMPDLIELTIKGIIFDKKWSNEYFVKKDKANELSTSEEQFKSYQLIDCDQYGKIYCKKCNSVEIAYKFCTRLLEYADWHPNEDWYGMAKFRNGDNFIDYKFA, from the coding sequence ATGGAGCCGTCTTCTGAAACCTTTGCAAGTATTTTTTCAGAATCAGTTCAATATAAAATTCCCGTTTTTCAAAGACGGTTTGAATGGAAAGAAGAACAATGGGATGATTATTTTAATACACTTTTTAGAAAATATTATTCAAATGATTTAAATTATCGTGAATTTTTAGGTACCGTTGTAGTCAAAAAAATCGTTGAAACTCCAAATCCAATTTACTGGATTATTGATGGACAACAACGATTGACTACAACATATTTAGCCCTTTCTGCAATAAAATCAGTTTTTTCAGATCAGAATGATATTGTTAATAATATTAATAGACTAATTTTTTTCCAATTTGATGAAACAAAAATTAATCTTCCGAAATTAGAATTATCAGATTATGATAATCCTGATTTTTCATCAATATTAACAGGATATTCTAAAGGATCATTTAATAATGTAAATAAGTGTTATGACTACTTTTTAAAGAAATATAAAGAAAGTTACAACTTCTTTGATCCTAAAAAAATAACCGATTCAATATTAAATGGTCTTCAATTCATCTTGATTAAATTAGATTTTTCGGACAACGTGGGCTACATTTTCGAAACGTTAAACCTAACAGGAATTCGATTAGAACCGATAGACATTATTCGAAATACAATTTTAGGAAAATTCGATGATATTCATACAATAAACCATCTCTACAAAACATTTTGGAAAAGCATTGAAGACCAGTTTAAAAATATGGCTGATTTTCCCATTTTTTTACGATACTTTCTATTAAAAGATCCTGACAAGTTAAAATCAGGGATATTTAGGCAGGAACAATTATCTCATGCAATAATGGATCGACTTTCTATTGAGTTGAAGGGAGATCAACAATTTGATGATATTCAATCTTTTCTGGCAGAGATGAAACTGTATGCTGATTATTACAATATAATTATCTTATCGAATCCAAAGCGGCTTCAAGGAACTGTTGATGAAAAATTAATCATTGTTTTTCAGAAGCTTAAATATTTGTTAGGTACTCAATACATGCACTTTGTTTTAAAATGTATGAATAGATATAAAAATTTAAAAACAATGAAGCAGGAAACGCTCATTCAAATTTTAAAAATAATCGAAACCTATTATGTCAGAAAAAATGTTTGTAATATTAGTTTTAAATCAACAGAACAAGTATTTCTCGATTTGTGCTCATCTATTAACAATAAAAATGAGGAACAAATAATACAAATTGTTAAGGAAAATTTGTCATTTGATTTTCCCGATGATTATACATTTGAAAAAAATTTTAGTAATAATGATTTTTACAAATCTAATGAATTTAACAATTTTACTCGTTTTATTTTACTTTCCATAGAAGAGCGTAAAGGTGGAATAGGGGTAAATTTTGATCCCATAGGTAAATTAACTCTTGAACATATAATGCCTCAAACGCTTACAAAAGAATGGAAGAATCATTTAGGAAGATATTGGAAAGATCACGATTATTATTTACACACTATAGGTAATCTTACATTACTAACAAAACAAATGAACAGTTCATTTTATAATAAAAATTTTTTGTGCAAATTTGATAAAGTGGCTGATACTGGACTATGTATAAATAATAATTTAGCAAAAATGAACCACTGGAAAATTAAGGATATTGAAGAAAGAACAAATGAATTTTTAAAAATTGCGTTAGAAATATGGCCTTCGTTTAAAACGACGTCTAATAATTCAGATGTTAGTTTCCGTCCTTTAGAAAAGTATGCAAAAATTTATTCTTTAACCATAAAAGGCAAAAACCATGAGGTTAAAACCATGCCAGATCTCATCGAATTAACAATAAAGGGGATTATTTTTGATAAAAAATGGTCAAATGAGTATTTCGTCAAGAAGGATAAAGCAAATGAGTTATCAACATCAGAAGAACAATTTAAATCTTATCAGTTGATTGATTGTGACCAATATGGTAAAATATATTGCAAAAAGTGCAATTCAGTAGAAATTGCATATAAATTTTGTACCAGATTACTTGAATATGCAGATTGGCACCCTAATGAAGACTGGTATGGAATGGCGAAATTTAGAAATGGGGACAATTTTATAGACTACAAGTTCGCATAA
- a CDS encoding universal stress protein — MVTQLYEKILVAIDGSDRNKTAIEEALRIARGTGSMVYAVFVKDIHRYNSTPTDVIMVDLQVTIQKLAEDALAVVRDLSEGVNLETVVLEGKPDVEIVRFAEEKGIDLIVIGTNAKRGFERLLLGSVAEQVIRTTSCKILVVK; from the coding sequence ATGGTCACCCAATTATATGAAAAAATTCTAGTTGCAATCGACGGTTCTGACCGAAATAAAACCGCAATTGAAGAGGCCCTGAGGATAGCCCGCGGAACTGGATCTATGGTATATGCGGTATTTGTAAAGGATATCCATCGGTACAATTCCACACCAACAGATGTCATAATGGTCGATCTTCAGGTTACTATCCAGAAACTAGCTGAAGATGCACTTGCGGTTGTCCGCGACCTTTCTGAAGGAGTAAACCTGGAGACCGTCGTTCTTGAGGGAAAACCGGATGTCGAAATTGTCAGGTTTGCAGAAGAAAAGGGTATTGACCTTATCGTTATCGGTACAAATGCAAAACGGGGATTTGAACGACTGCTCCTTGGCAGTGTTGCTGAGCAGGTCATCAGGACGACATCCTGCAAGATACTTGTAGTAAAGTGA
- a CDS encoding response regulator has product MILCLYIDKNEKARLKVKKVLEENLDIQVDICRSLEEAIERISKVRYDIIIAEYFLPLNSAISLFGIVQSECNNIPVILFSTKQSDMKGKNGCISVVSPHLFLPKKGENPYNELLKLIRLEISLKQKKDQETNN; this is encoded by the coding sequence ATGATTCTCTGTTTATATATAGACAAAAATGAAAAAGCACGTTTAAAAGTAAAAAAAGTACTTGAAGAAAATCTGGATATTCAGGTTGATATCTGTCGTTCATTGGAAGAAGCAATAGAACGGATATCAAAAGTCAGATATGATATCATAATTGCAGAATATTTCCTTCCTCTCAATTCTGCTATTTCTCTTTTTGGAATAGTTCAATCAGAATGCAACAATATCCCGGTAATTCTGTTTAGCACCAAGCAATCAGATATGAAGGGAAAGAATGGTTGTATTTCAGTTGTAAGCCCACATTTATTTTTACCAAAAAAAGGAGAGAATCCATACAATGAATTGTTAAAGTTGATTCGATTAGAAATCTCACTTAAACAAAAAAAAGACCAGGAAACAAATAATTAG
- a CDS encoding efflux RND transporter permease subunit: MPSIFSHIADLILAKPGTLSKIILVLMVISLFGLSMVSMSTGNENYLRASSPEGILNNHYSDKFQKDSVILLIESGDSTSPSLLQYIDSIEKPILNLQYISSISSISDVVKSLNNQVIPASSGEMKNVMSKVPESAIQLYTPTGMLNLVQINLESGLALEKRKAAISNLQNFLDSTNTPPGVSIKITGTAAFKQQMEVEMGKSLGVLIMAAMILMVIIMGLLFGYVNHRFIPVFIVAAGLLFSFGFIGLSGMKISLAVISAFPVIIGLGIDYAIQFHSRLEEEARNNPLPEAIKTTITKTGPAVLYAMLATCMGFIAMFLSPIPMMQGFGLVSIIGVVTCYITSLIGIPLIAILINYKAKGHGVSKFGTVVDHSLSKTAIFIAKRPVPILLIVLLLAIIGLQLDPMIPVDTNEKAFVPPDMPAKANLDKVTRNIGSTDSVPILIRGSDVMTINTMKWMKEFIDFEQKSKTKIIRSSSILDYLVAYNNGVLPKTQSELEQVLDRIPENIKETYVRGNNEALFEFYTVKLETQSKSDLKKNIEGDLRLYPPPPGIQANITGDFGLFTLLVDYIIESKEPITYAGFILVVLFLALVYRNIYAITPIVPIFAIVGWNAVAMYVMGITYNPMTACLGSMTIGVAAEYTILVMERYIEEREKTDNVIEALQSSVSRIGSAIMVSGFATFFGFSALILSTFPIISNFGLTTIIAVLFSLIGAIVVMPAILAFIDQVIHGVEEIEEGIVPHHLHPQK; this comes from the coding sequence ATGCCTTCAATTTTTTCTCATATTGCGGATCTGATACTGGCAAAGCCAGGAACACTATCAAAAATTATTCTGGTACTCATGGTAATCTCTCTCTTTGGATTATCCATGGTATCAATGTCAACAGGAAATGAAAATTATCTACGTGCTTCATCTCCTGAAGGAATACTTAATAATCATTATTCTGACAAATTTCAAAAGGATTCAGTAATCCTACTCATAGAATCAGGAGATTCTACGAGTCCCTCTCTTCTGCAATATATCGACTCCATTGAAAAACCGATCTTAAACCTTCAGTATATCTCATCAATATCCAGTATTTCAGATGTAGTCAAATCCCTGAATAATCAGGTAATTCCTGCATCATCAGGTGAGATGAAGAATGTGATGAGTAAAGTTCCGGAATCGGCGATTCAATTATATACACCCACCGGAATGCTAAACTTGGTTCAGATAAATCTTGAATCTGGATTAGCACTTGAAAAACGAAAAGCTGCGATATCAAACCTTCAAAATTTCCTGGATAGCACGAACACTCCACCGGGAGTGTCAATTAAGATCACCGGAACGGCAGCATTTAAACAACAAATGGAAGTAGAGATGGGCAAATCCCTGGGTGTTCTCATTATGGCAGCCATGATTCTCATGGTCATTATTATGGGACTTCTCTTCGGGTATGTAAACCATCGGTTTATTCCGGTCTTTATTGTCGCTGCAGGCTTGCTGTTCTCTTTCGGGTTCATCGGGCTATCAGGGATGAAAATAAGTTTGGCTGTAATTTCGGCATTTCCTGTGATAATTGGACTTGGGATAGATTATGCCATTCAGTTTCACTCACGTCTTGAAGAAGAAGCACGAAACAATCCCCTTCCAGAGGCAATCAAAACTACCATTACAAAAACCGGACCCGCTGTATTATACGCCATGCTTGCAACCTGCATGGGATTTATTGCAATGTTTCTTTCTCCAATTCCTATGATGCAGGGATTTGGACTTGTAAGTATTATCGGTGTAGTTACCTGCTACATTACTTCGTTAATAGGTATTCCACTGATAGCGATTTTAATTAATTATAAGGCAAAAGGTCATGGCGTTTCCAAATTTGGAACTGTTGTCGATCATTCTCTCTCGAAAACGGCAATATTTATTGCAAAACGTCCAGTTCCCATTCTGCTCATCGTTCTCCTGCTTGCAATAATAGGGCTCCAACTAGATCCCATGATCCCGGTTGACACAAATGAGAAAGCATTTGTTCCCCCAGATATGCCAGCAAAGGCTAATCTCGATAAAGTAACCCGGAACATAGGCTCTACTGATTCTGTGCCGATTCTGATCCGCGGATCGGATGTTATGACAATTAATACGATGAAATGGATGAAGGAGTTCATTGATTTCGAGCAAAAAAGCAAAACCAAAATTATTCGCTCTTCAAGTATACTTGATTATCTTGTTGCATATAATAATGGAGTTCTGCCTAAAACACAAAGTGAGCTGGAACAAGTCCTGGATAGAATTCCTGAAAACATCAAGGAAACTTATGTAAGGGGCAATAATGAGGCTCTCTTTGAGTTTTATACCGTAAAACTTGAGACTCAATCGAAGAGTGATCTCAAGAAAAACATCGAAGGAGATCTCAGGTTATATCCACCACCACCAGGAATTCAGGCCAACATTACTGGCGACTTTGGTTTATTTACATTGTTAGTAGATTACATTATTGAAAGTAAGGAGCCTATTACATATGCAGGATTTATCCTTGTAGTACTGTTTCTTGCACTTGTCTACCGGAATATCTACGCAATTACGCCTATCGTTCCAATTTTCGCGATTGTCGGATGGAACGCTGTTGCCATGTATGTTATGGGTATCACGTATAACCCTATGACTGCCTGTCTTGGCTCGATGACTATCGGTGTTGCTGCTGAATATACCATTTTAGTAATGGAGCGGTACATCGAAGAAAGGGAAAAGACAGATAATGTTATTGAAGCATTACAAAGCAGTGTCAGTAGAATAGGATCTGCAATTATGGTATCAGGATTCGCAACCTTTTTCGGGTTTTCAGCCTTAATTCTTTCCACATTTCCGATTATCAGTAATTTCGGGCTTACGACCATCATTGCAGTGTTATTCTCTTTAATTGGGGCTATCGTAGTTATGCCAGCAATTCTGGCATTTATTGATCAAGTAATTCATGGAGTTGAAGAGATCGAAGAGGGGATAGTGCCTCATCACCTCCACCCACAAAAATAA
- a CDS encoding COG1361 S-layer family protein, translating to MKLFKNGLIQWQKGHGLTHTIREKSTPITMTNISLLLILICVLVAGTATPVLAGTKYMTGSPNLSVSIVGNNEFTPGTTIPFQIKVQNSGLNKLKFVESGIIDRDDSPNTAKMVTVSLSPGNSQALIKSDSQMIGDIKGSDSTVATFEVYLPDDAKAGKYDLPITLDYTYLNSADQDGTDTISYRYLNKKFEDNLPFIVQSAINLAVVDVKTDNINAGGSGNVTLTLKNIGNDAGTGAIAYLNRSVDSPIVPVSNGVYVGTIAPNDTTTVTYKVSVSEDAHPQEYPISVGMVYDNGDGKTLMSPFKRVGIPVGSKVHFTVTSDAPKINPGNKKPVEVTYKNDGSVTVYSAEARISAVDPFSSSDDLAYLGDLKPGESANARFGLTLTSDADTKVYGLDSEIKYRDSLDDSHVSDTIKVPINVVKPEGPAAFLSNPGVIGIILVLILGGVYTIREKQRKQRQK from the coding sequence ATGAAATTATTTAAAAATGGATTAATACAATGGCAAAAAGGACATGGGTTAACACATACCATACGAGAAAAGTCTACACCAATTACTATGACAAATATCTCATTATTGCTCATTTTGATATGTGTCCTCGTGGCTGGTACTGCAACCCCAGTTCTTGCAGGAACAAAATATATGACCGGGTCTCCTAATCTTTCGGTCAGTATTGTCGGGAATAATGAATTCACACCAGGTACAACAATTCCATTTCAGATAAAAGTACAAAATTCAGGATTAAATAAACTTAAATTTGTTGAATCTGGAATTATTGACCGGGATGACAGTCCAAACACCGCCAAGATGGTTACGGTTTCATTATCTCCCGGGAATAGTCAGGCATTGATAAAATCAGATTCCCAAATGATTGGAGATATTAAGGGATCTGATAGCACAGTCGCGACATTTGAAGTATACTTACCTGATGATGCCAAAGCAGGGAAATATGATCTTCCAATCACCCTTGATTACACGTACCTGAACAGTGCTGATCAGGATGGAACTGATACCATTTCATACAGGTACCTGAACAAAAAATTCGAGGATAATCTTCCATTTATCGTCCAGTCAGCAATCAACCTGGCAGTTGTTGATGTAAAAACCGATAACATCAATGCAGGAGGTTCCGGTAATGTTACCCTTACGTTGAAAAACATAGGAAATGACGCGGGAACAGGTGCGATTGCATACCTAAACAGATCCGTTGACTCTCCAATTGTTCCTGTTTCAAATGGAGTATACGTTGGAACAATCGCTCCAAACGACACCACAACAGTGACATACAAAGTGAGTGTATCCGAAGATGCCCATCCACAGGAATATCCAATCAGTGTTGGTATGGTGTATGACAATGGAGATGGGAAGACACTGATGTCACCGTTTAAACGAGTCGGAATCCCTGTAGGATCCAAGGTTCATTTTACCGTTACCAGTGATGCCCCAAAAATTAATCCAGGTAATAAAAAACCGGTAGAAGTTACGTATAAAAACGATGGTTCAGTCACAGTATACAGTGCAGAAGCGAGAATAAGTGCAGTAGATCCATTTTCAAGCAGCGATGATCTTGCATACCTTGGAGATTTAAAACCAGGAGAGAGCGCTAATGCACGCTTTGGGCTGACCCTGACATCAGATGCAGACACCAAAGTCTATGGTCTTGATTCAGAGATCAAATACCGCGATTCCCTGGATGACAGTCATGTATCAGATACCATCAAAGTTCCAATTAATGTTGTTAAACCTGAAGGTCCTGCAGCATTTTTATCAAACCCCGGAGTCATTGGAATAATTCTGGTACTGATTCTCGGAGGAGTATATACTATCCGTGAAAAACAACGAAAGCAACGACAGAAGTAA
- a CDS encoding MarR family winged helix-turn-helix transcriptional regulator, with protein MDKTVESKAVDCLMEIIELYHNVLFLAERKTNTGIQELKLRLLIQLYEIPMLSMSQLGKLLYISKPHMTTLVDSLVIEGLIERHNDQNDRRVINISITQKGRKQLELFKEQMRNMIQNRISSLPEGDLRALCRSGEKFIEIVSKVH; from the coding sequence ATGGACAAGACGGTAGAATCTAAGGCCGTGGACTGCTTAATGGAGATCATTGAATTGTATCATAATGTTCTCTTTTTAGCTGAAAGAAAAACGAACACAGGAATACAGGAACTGAAGTTACGCCTTCTAATCCAACTTTATGAGATTCCGATGCTATCAATGTCCCAGCTTGGAAAATTACTCTACATTTCAAAACCTCATATGACCACTTTAGTGGATTCACTCGTCATTGAGGGATTGATAGAACGTCATAATGATCAGAATGACAGAAGGGTAATCAACATCAGTATCACCCAAAAAGGAAGAAAGCAGTTGGAATTATTTAAAGAACAGATGCGAAATATGATTCAAAATCGTATTTCATCCCTCCCAGAAGGAGATCTGAGAGCCCTCTGTCGCTCTGGTGAAAAGTTCATAGAAATCGTCTCTAAGGTTCACTAA